The sequence below is a genomic window from Novosphingobium sp. KACC 22771.
ATCCGCGCTTTGCCCGATCAGGAAGGTGAACAGGATGCCCCCGATCCATGCCGCCGATCCGGTCAGGCCACTGACCGTGCCCACCCGATTGCTGGGGAACATGTCGGAACAGAGCGTAATCAGCGCGCCATTGAGCATCTGATGCGCAAAGCCGCCGATGCAGAAGAAGACGATCGCCATCATCGGGCTCGTCGCAAGGCCGATGCATGCCGGGCCCGCCATCAGCAGCGCGCCGCAGGTCATGGTGATCTTGCGCGAGGCAATGACCCCCGCCCCCCGCCGGATCAGCCAACCCGGCAAAACCCCCGCCGCCAGCGACCCGAAATCCGCCGCCAGAAACGGCAGCCAGGCCCAGAGCGCCACGGCCTTCAAATCCAGATGCCATGCGCTGACCAGATAGAGCGGGATGAAAAAGTTGAACGTCTGCCACGCCGGTTCGGCAAAGAAACGCGGCAGGGCAATCGCCCAGAACGAGCGCTCTTTGAGCAACGACCAGCGGCTGGGCAACGGGCCATCAGGCGCGGCCCCGCCCTGCCCCTCGCGGATCATGGTCAGTTCCTGCGCCGAGAGCTTCGTATGCTCCTCGGGCCGCCGATAGCAAAACCACCACATCAGCGCCCAAACCAGACTGAGCGCGCCCGACACCACAAAGGCCGAGCGCCAGCCCCACCACAGGATGCAAAAGGCCACCAAGGGCGGCGCGATCATATTGCCGACGCTGGTGCCCATCTGAAACGCGCTGGTCGCCAGCGAGCGTTCGCGCGCAGGGAACCATTCGGACACGACCTTGGCCCCGGCCGGAATCGCGGCGGCCTCATTCGCGCCCAGCAGGCTGCGGAAAAAGGCCAGACCAACCCATCCCCCCGCCAGCGCATGGAGCGCATTGGCCACCGCCCAGCCCACCGCAAAGATCATGAAGCCCAGCCGCGTGCCCAGCGCATCGAGCACCGCGCCCGCCACCGTCTGCATCACCGTATAGCTGGCCTGAAAGGCGATCACGATCCAGCTGTATTGCTGGGTCGTGATGCTCAGTTCCGCCTTGAGCGTGGGCGCGGCGACCGAGAGCGTCGAGCGCGCCAGATAATTGAGCACAGTCCCCAGCGTCACCAGACCGATGATCCACCAACGCAGGGATTTGATTTTACCAGCCATTGAAACGGAATACCTTTATTGCGCGTCCAGTTCGATCAGCGAGACACGCGCCGGGGCGCTGCCTGCCTTGAACTCCAGATCGATCCGGCCATTCGACTTGACCTCAAAGGTCCGCGCCACCGCCGCTGCATCCGCCGCCGGGGCCGCCAGTTCAAAAGCGCGCAGGATCGGCTTGCCATTGGCGCTCACATCAAAGCCGCCCTTGGCTCCGCCCGCCACGGCCGGGAACCACAGGGTAAGCTTGTAGCGACCGGCGGGCGCGGGAATGTGATAGGCAAAATTGCCCTTGCGATAGGTGGCGATGGCGTCGCGCTCGTCCGTGCCCTCGATGCGGGCGGGTTCGGCCTTGCGGCCATAATCGGCGGGCTTGTCCAGACTGGCCGCTTCGCCGCCCTCGAACCAATTGTCCGAACCGAGCAGGCGCGTCTTGCTCTTGGCCGCGACCAGAGTGCCGGTATCGATCACGATATGCCCGCGCTTTTCGGGCGAGAGGGTCCATGTGATCTGATCCTCGACCGCCTCGCCATGGCGGATGCCCCGCGCCACCAGACGGTTTTCACCCGCATCCAGCACCACCGCGGGCCAGACGCAGATCATCTGCGCGCAGCCCTCGCGCTTGCCCAGCGAACGGCCGTTGAGCAGCAACTCTGTGCTCTGCGCATTGCTGTAAACCTTGACATCGGTGATGCCATAGGCGCGGGTCGCATAGCGGCGGCCGGTGATGCGGATGGTGGGTGCATCGCTCCAATTGGCCTTGTAGAAATACCAGGCGTCCTTGCGGGTCTTGTGGTCATAGGCGACCAGACCCTTGGTGTTGATGTCCTGCGCATCGCCCTCGGTGCGGACGGTGGTGGCAAAATCGAAGGAATTCCACAGCCACGAGGCATAGAGATAGGGCCGCGCGGCAATCTGGGCCCATGCGGTTTCGTGGATATAGGATTCATATTCTTCGGGCTGGGCCGCGCCGCGCGAATCCGGCATCCCGCCCAGCACATTGTCGGTATGGATCGTCAGCGCCCCGCCCGCGCCATATTCGGTAACCGACAAGGGCTGGGCCGGACGCTTGGCATGCAATTGGTCCAGCGCCGGGCCAAGGTCCTGCTCCTTGCCGAAATACCAGCCGAAATAGCGGTTCGCCCCGCCCAGATCAGCGGCCACCGCCGTTTCGGGAATGGCCACATCCGCGCCAAACAGCCGCCCTTCGCAACAGGTCGCCAGAGCAGTCGGGCGCGAGGGATCTTCCGATTTTGCCTGTTTCTGCAGCATGTTGAGCAAAGGCATCGGATCGGGCGTCTGCCCATCGGTGCCGCCCCGCACAAAGGCGGGGAGCGAATTGCCGAAATCGACCTCGTTCGCAATGCTCCAGATGGCGGTTGCGGCATGGTTGTAATTCTGGTGGATCAATTCGCTCAATTGCTGGCGCACATTGGCCACCAGCGCGGGCTCCGGCTCCATCTTGCCCATCGAGGTCCATGCCGAAACCAGCGGCACTTCATCCCAGAGAACCAAACCATAGCGGTCGGCCAGATCGTGGATCACCTGTCCATGCTGATAATGGGTCAGGCGGATCGAGTTGACGCCCATTTCGCGCATCGTGACCACGTCTTCCTCGACATCGGCGGGGCTGATCGCCCAGCCCTTGCCGTCGCGGTCCTGATGATAGCCCACGCCATGCAGGGCATAGGGCTTGTCATTCAGAAAGAAGCCCTTGTCGGCATCGAAGCGCATGGTGCGGATGCCGAAATTCTGCTCGACCGTATCGCTGACCTTGCCATCGGCGCCCAGCACCTCGGCGCGCAGGCGATAGAGATAGGGATCGGCCACGCCCTGCCACAAATGCGCGCCCGCAACGGTCAGATCGGCGGCCACTTCCTGCGTTGCCTTGACGCCAAGGGCCTGCTTGACCGTGGTTTGCGCTGCCACGCGGCCTTCGCGGTCGATCAACGCGATGCGCGCACCGGCCGCCACCGGCTTGCCCGCATCATTGGTCAGGCGCAGCCGCACATGAACAGAAGCATCGCCGCCGTTCACCGCCGCCGTATTGGCGTAAAGGCCCGGTCCGCCAAAATCATTCATATCCACATGCAAAGGCGCGGTGGAAACCAGCCGCACCGGACGATAGAGCCCGCCATGCACGAAAAAGTCGCCGAACAGCGGCAACACATCGGACGTGGACGATCCGGCCGCCGGCTGCGAATTGTCCACGCGCACGGCCAGCACATTGCTCTGCCCCGGCTTCAACGCGGCGGTTGCATCCAGCCGGAAGCGACTGAACCCGCCGCGATGCTCGCCCAGCAGGACACCATTGAGCCAGACCTGCGCCACCCGGCTTGCCGCGTCAAATTCGATCCACGTCTTGCGCCCGGCAAGATTGGCGGGCGCATCAAAGCGGTTGCGATACCAGGACACGCCCATTTTCTTCGCCACTGTGGCCGCCGTGTTCGTGCCGCCCAGATCATGGTGATAATAGCCCACGCGGTTCCACGTATGGGGCACGGAAACGCTCTGCCACGCGCCATCGGCAAAATCGGGCGCGACGGCTTCGGCCTTGGGGGCATCCTCGCCGGTAAAACGCCAGTCGGAGGCGAGCGGAAGGACCGAGCGGGCCTCCTGCGCGCAGGCGTGGGACGCGATCGCCGCGCCAAGGGCAAGAGCGGCGGCATGAACGTAGAAATGTGCGATCATCGGGGGAACTTTCCGCTTATTTGCCAGTGATTTTGTTGTCTTTAAGCCACAGCGCATATTGGTCGAACCAGGCATCGCTGGTCGTGCCGTTGGGCTGCGAGGCAAAGCCGTGGCCGCCCGCGCTGTAGAGATGGAACTCTACCGAGCTGCCCGATTTGCGCCAGGCGTGAAGCAGGCTGAGGTCCTGATCCTTGAAGAAACGGTCGTCGGCGGCGATCACCGAAAAGAGCGGCGGGGCATGGGCGGGAACCTCGGTGCCCTGCGTCGGGCCATAGACCATGCCGACAAAATCGGGTCGGGCATCGGCCGCATTGGCCTGCGTCGTGGCAAGAACCGTCATCGCGCCCGCTGAAAAGCCCAGAATACCCACCTGCGCCGGATCGACATGCCATTGCGCGGCATGGCTGCGCACCATGCGGATCGCGGCCTGCGTATCGGCCACGGCAAAGGGGCGGTCATCGTCCTTCACCTTTTCGCCGCGTTGAAACAGACCGGCCAGCGCCTCTTTGAAGGCGGCAAATCCGTTGCCGACCGGCAGCGTGCGATACTTCAGGATGAACACCCGCACGCCCTGCTTTTCAAGGCGCTTGGCAACATCAAAGCCTTCATTGTCCATGGCGAGGAACTGAAAACCCCCGCCCGGCACCAGAATGACCGCAGGCGCCTGCTTGTCGGCGGGCAGCGTGGTGTTGGGCCAGAGCAGCAATTGCGGCTTGTTGACATTATAGACGAGGCGCTGATCGGGCGTCTGCTGCGCCCAGCCTTCAGGCGCGGGGTTGTCGCGCGGAAGGGTTACGGGCAGGTCCACCGCCTTGCTGACCGGGGGATTGGCGACGGGCAGAACGCCATCGACCCATGCCCCAGGCGCGGCGCTGGCCGAGGTGGCCCACAGGGCCGCGATCAGGGCAAGTTTCTTCACTTAGCTTTTTCCTTGGATTTCATCGTGTAGTAATTGGCCAGCACGTCAAAGGCCATCTTGTGCTGTCCGGTTTCCGAAATCAGCCCCTTGCGGTTCCAGCCCATCTGGAAATCGGGATTCTGGCGGCGGGGCGAGCGAAAATCTTTCAGGATCCATGGCGAGAGCCCGCGCAGCGTCGGCACGCGATCGGCCATTTCCAGCGTCTTGCGGTAATATTCGGCCTGAAATTCCTCGGAGAATTTCTGCATCCTGTCCGCGCTGTGGAAGCCCGATTTCGCGTCCGCGCCAAATTCGGAAAACACCAGCGGACGGTCGGCGGGCACATGCCATACGCTGCCCGGCAGGTCCGACAGGCGATCCCCGGTGTACCAGCCATTATAGGTGTTGATCGAGACAATATCGAGATCATTGGCCAGCGGATCGGCCATGGTCATGGTCGGCGCGCCGGTCCCTTCCTCGCGCTTGACCAGCAGGGCGGCGCTGACCAGGCGGCTGGGGTCGAGGCGGCGAACGTCACCGATCAGCGTGCGCAGGAAGGCGTTGCGATCATCATTGACCGGGGTTTCATTGGCCACGCTCCAGATCACCACCGAGGCCCGGTTGCGATCGCGCAGGATGTTTTCGGCCAGCATGTTGCGCGCCGAGGCCAGCGTGCCCGGATTGCTCCACGCCACCATCCAGTAAACCGGCACCTCGCTCCACACCAGCAGGCCCAGCCTGTCGGCGGCGCGGGTCATCACCTCGGAATGGGGATAATGCGAAAGGCGGACGTAATTGCCGTGCAGGCCGTTCTTGATTTCGCCCAGCAAGGCGGTTGCCGCCTCAGGCGTGATGATACGGGCGGGGTTGGGGCTGATCTCCTCCTCATGCATCGAAATGCCGCGCAGGAAAATCGGCTTGCCGTTCAACAGGATGTCCGCGCCCTTGCGCTCAATGGTGCGAAAACCGATCTGGTCGCGCCAGATGTCCTCGCCCGCGCTCAGCGCCACATCATAAAGCTGGGGGTTTTCCGGCGACCAGCGCACCAGCGAGCGCGGCGCGGGGATCGTGCCCTTCCAGTTGCCCTGCGCATCAGTCTTGCCCGGAACATCGATTTTCAGCCCGGCAATCGTCAGATGCAGGTTTTGCCCCGCCGCCGATGCGCCATCAAGATGCGCCTCTGCCTCCAGCTTGCCGTCGGTGGTCAGGCGCACCATCGCAGTATCGACATAGGTGGCGGGCGTATGGACCAGACGGATGCCGCGCGTCGCCCCGCCGTAATTTTCCCAGTCGGTGACGGTGGGCGGGACGGTGGTGGCGGTGGCCTGCGAGTCGACGGCGAAGGTGATCTGGTTGTCGCCGTCGCGCAATTGCTGCGTCACCTCAAAGGCAAAGGGGGTGAACCCGCCCTCATGCCGCCCAAGGGGTTTGCCGTTCAAATAGGCCGTGGTGGCATAATTGGCCGCGCCAAAGCGCAGGAAATAGCGGCCCTTGCGGTTGGCCGGGGCGTCGAAGTGGCGCTGATACCAAACAAGGCCCTGATAATGGCGCATTTCAGGCGCGGCCGCCAGCCAGGATCCGGGCAGCGAGGTTGTCTGCGCATGGGCCATGTCAAATTCGAACATGGTCCGATTGTCCTGCGCCATGGTCTTGCGCACGTCAATGTCGAGCCAGCGCTGTTGGCCCAGATCGGGCGCTTCGCCATGGAAGCCGGAAATCCCGGAGCGATAGGGATCGATCGAATAATGCCATGTGCCGGACAGCTCAATGCCCTCGCGCATGTCCGCAGACACCAGCAGCGGCTCAGTGGCGACGGTGGCCAGCGGAAGCGCATCAGGCGCCTGCTGGGCCAGAAGCGGAAAACTGCCCGTGATCAGGGCGGCGGCAAAAAACCTGATGGCGTGGGTCTTGCGCATACCGTCTCCAAGGTTGGGATTGGCCTTGTCCCTTATCGTCGGCCAGATTTTCCGTGCGCGGCGCGCACAAAAAGGCCGGGCGGTTTTGGCCGCCCGGCCCGGTATTATCAGAAGTTCAGGCTGGCGCGCAGCCCGCCATAACGGCGGAAGTCACGCGGAAGCACCGCCTGCGTGGTGATGGCATTGCCCCACTGTCCATTGTTATTGATCAGCGAGGGGTAATATTGCTTGTCAAACAGGTTGTTGACGAAGAGAGCCACTTCCCAGCGGCGATCCTCGGCGCGAACGCCAAGGTTCAGGTTCACGATCTGATAGGCTTTCTGGAAAGTCTGCGGATCGCGAGCCGCATAATAGACGCTGCTCTGATGCTGCACGTTGACCTGCGCCAGACCGCGCAGCCCATTGCCGAGTTGCGGCGTATATTCCGCCGTTGCCGTCATCTTGAACTGCGGCGCCTGAACCGCGCGGGTGCCGGTCAGGTTCTGGCTGCGAGGGCCGCCCGGCACTGCTGCCAGCGGGCAGCCTTGATCAGGCGTCTGGCCCGTGTAGCACTGCGCCACCGGGAAATCGACATACTTGGCATCAAGAATGGCCAGCGAGGAATTGAAGTTGAAATCCGAGTTGGGGCGATAGCCCGCGTCGATTTCAACACCATGCGTGCCCAGCTTGCCCACGTTGGTCAGGCGGAAGTTGGTCGTGCCATCGACCAGCGTCTCGATCGTCTGGGCCTGAAGGTTCTTGTAGCTCGTGTCGAAATAGGTGACGTTCAACGTGACCTTGCGGTCGAAAAGCTGGCTGCGCACACCAAATTCGATATCGCGCGAGGTTTCCGGCTTAATCGGGCCGGCCGCCGCACGGTTGGCGTTGAAACCGGTGGTCAGGTCATAGGTCTGGCCTTTGTAACCGGTCGAATAGGTCACGAAAGCATTGATGCGCGGGGTAAATTCATAACGCGCACTGATGCGGTAGGTCGCGGCGGTATCCTCGGCGCTGCCGTTGAAGCGAGCGTTGTTGGCCTGAATATCGTTGAACGTATAGGCGATCTTTTCATTCTGCACGCGACCGCCGCCGGTCAGGGTCGCCTTGGGCATAAACTGCCAGTCGGCCTGCACGAAACCGGCGATCTGGCTGGACTTGGACGTGGCGTTCCAATTGGCCTGCGAGAAGGCCGGGCCGCGATAGAAGGGGCGCTCAAAGTCCACATTCGCGTAATAGGCTCCTAGGGTATAGTGGAAAGGCTTGCTGCCGTCGGAGAGCAGGCGAACTTCCTGGGTAAACAGCGTGGATTTGAACGTGCCGATCTGAATATTGTTGAAGCCGACCGCCGCCGAGGAGGTTTCGTCGGAGTCGAAATAGTCGTCCAGACGGAACTTGTCATAGGAGGTGATCGTCACCAGCTGATGGTCGCCCAGCGCGAATTCGCCGCGCAGATTGCCGCCACCGCCCTGATACTTGGTGCGCGAGGTGTAATTGATACTGACGTTCTGGTTCAGCGGGCCGACCACAACGCCGGGCAGCACCTGATCGATGGTCTGACCAGGGGTGTTGCGATACAGGGCACCGGCAGCCTGCGCAATGATCGGACGACCAATATTGGTGTTGCCGTTCATGTAGTTGACCGAGAGGGTCAGCTTGGCATCGCTGCTCGGCTCCCAGCGGACCTTGGCGCGGATATTGCCCGCTTCACGGCCATTGAGTTTCTGGCCGTTATACAGGTTGCGCACATTGCCGTCCCACTTGGAATAGGAACCCGACACGACATAGCCCACCGTGGGGCTGATCGGGCCGGAGACGCTGAAATTGGCGCCATATTCCTGATCAGTGGTGCCCACGACATTGGCGCGCACCTTGAGCGTATCGGTCGGAT
It includes:
- a CDS encoding MFS transporter, with the protein product MAGKIKSLRWWIIGLVTLGTVLNYLARSTLSVAAPTLKAELSITTQQYSWIVIAFQASYTVMQTVAGAVLDALGTRLGFMIFAVGWAVANALHALAGGWVGLAFFRSLLGANEAAAIPAGAKVVSEWFPARERSLATSAFQMGTSVGNMIAPPLVAFCILWWGWRSAFVVSGALSLVWALMWWFCYRRPEEHTKLSAQELTMIREGQGGAAPDGPLPSRWSLLKERSFWAIALPRFFAEPAWQTFNFFIPLYLVSAWHLDLKAVALWAWLPFLAADFGSLAAGVLPGWLIRRGAGVIASRKITMTCGALLMAGPACIGLATSPMMAIVFFCIGGFAHQMLNGALITLCSDMFPSNRVGTVSGLTGSAAWIGGILFTFLIGQSADSFGYNPLFVSLCGLDLVGCFVLWMLARKIAE
- a CDS encoding glycoside hydrolase family 2 TIM barrel-domain containing protein — encoded protein: MIAHFYVHAAALALGAAIASHACAQEARSVLPLASDWRFTGEDAPKAEAVAPDFADGAWQSVSVPHTWNRVGYYHHDLGGTNTAATVAKKMGVSWYRNRFDAPANLAGRKTWIEFDAASRVAQVWLNGVLLGEHRGGFSRFRLDATAALKPGQSNVLAVRVDNSQPAAGSSTSDVLPLFGDFFVHGGLYRPVRLVSTAPLHVDMNDFGGPGLYANTAAVNGGDASVHVRLRLTNDAGKPVAAGARIALIDREGRVAAQTTVKQALGVKATQEVAADLTVAGAHLWQGVADPYLYRLRAEVLGADGKVSDTVEQNFGIRTMRFDADKGFFLNDKPYALHGVGYHQDRDGKGWAISPADVEEDVVTMREMGVNSIRLTHYQHGQVIHDLADRYGLVLWDEVPLVSAWTSMGKMEPEPALVANVRQQLSELIHQNYNHAATAIWSIANEVDFGNSLPAFVRGGTDGQTPDPMPLLNMLQKQAKSEDPSRPTALATCCEGRLFGADVAIPETAVAADLGGANRYFGWYFGKEQDLGPALDQLHAKRPAQPLSVTEYGAGGALTIHTDNVLGGMPDSRGAAQPEEYESYIHETAWAQIAARPYLYASWLWNSFDFATTVRTEGDAQDINTKGLVAYDHKTRKDAWYFYKANWSDAPTIRITGRRYATRAYGITDVKVYSNAQSTELLLNGRSLGKREGCAQMICVWPAVVLDAGENRLVARGIRHGEAVEDQITWTLSPEKRGHIVIDTGTLVAAKSKTRLLGSDNWFEGGEAASLDKPADYGRKAEPARIEGTDERDAIATYRKGNFAYHIPAPAGRYKLTLWFPAVAGGAKGGFDVSANGKPILRAFELAAPAADAAAVARTFEVKSNGRIDLEFKAGSAPARVSLIELDAQ
- a CDS encoding alpha/beta hydrolase; its protein translation is MKKLALIAALWATSASAAPGAWVDGVLPVANPPVSKAVDLPVTLPRDNPAPEGWAQQTPDQRLVYNVNKPQLLLWPNTTLPADKQAPAVILVPGGGFQFLAMDNEGFDVAKRLEKQGVRVFILKYRTLPVGNGFAAFKEALAGLFQRGEKVKDDDRPFAVADTQAAIRMVRSHAAQWHVDPAQVGILGFSAGAMTVLATTQANAADARPDFVGMVYGPTQGTEVPAHAPPLFSVIAADDRFFKDQDLSLLHAWRKSGSSVEFHLYSAGGHGFASQPNGTTSDAWFDQYALWLKDNKITGK
- a CDS encoding glycoside hydrolase family 2 protein → MRKTHAIRFFAAALITGSFPLLAQQAPDALPLATVATEPLLVSADMREGIELSGTWHYSIDPYRSGISGFHGEAPDLGQQRWLDIDVRKTMAQDNRTMFEFDMAHAQTTSLPGSWLAAAPEMRHYQGLVWYQRHFDAPANRKGRYFLRFGAANYATTAYLNGKPLGRHEGGFTPFAFEVTQQLRDGDNQITFAVDSQATATTVPPTVTDWENYGGATRGIRLVHTPATYVDTAMVRLTTDGKLEAEAHLDGASAAGQNLHLTIAGLKIDVPGKTDAQGNWKGTIPAPRSLVRWSPENPQLYDVALSAGEDIWRDQIGFRTIERKGADILLNGKPIFLRGISMHEEEISPNPARIITPEAATALLGEIKNGLHGNYVRLSHYPHSEVMTRAADRLGLLVWSEVPVYWMVAWSNPGTLASARNMLAENILRDRNRASVVIWSVANETPVNDDRNAFLRTLIGDVRRLDPSRLVSAALLVKREEGTGAPTMTMADPLANDLDIVSINTYNGWYTGDRLSDLPGSVWHVPADRPLVFSEFGADAKSGFHSADRMQKFSEEFQAEYYRKTLEMADRVPTLRGLSPWILKDFRSPRRQNPDFQMGWNRKGLISETGQHKMAFDVLANYYTMKSKEKAK
- a CDS encoding TonB-dependent receptor, which gives rise to MKSFHNSVCVAALAAAIGLLAGPAHAQNAEAKPDTGEIIVTAQKRSENVQNVPLAVSVLGATQLQAAGVRNFQDLGAVSPSLTIRPAEHPVNANVSLRGVGTFAFGIGVEPSVAVLVDEVPMAFQARAFTDLPDVERIEVLRGPQSTLYGKAASAGLINIITRNPTDTLKVRANVVGTTDQEYGANFSVSGPISPTVGYVVSGSYSKWDGNVRNLYNGQKLNGREAGNIRAKVRWEPSSDAKLTLSVNYMNGNTNIGRPIIAQAAGALYRNTPGQTIDQVLPGVVVGPLNQNVSINYTSRTKYQGGGGNLRGEFALGDHQLVTITSYDKFRLDDYFDSDETSSAAVGFNNIQIGTFKSTLFTQEVRLLSDGSKPFHYTLGAYYANVDFERPFYRGPAFSQANWNATSKSSQIAGFVQADWQFMPKATLTGGGRVQNEKIAYTFNDIQANNARFNGSAEDTAATYRISARYEFTPRINAFVTYSTGYKGQTYDLTTGFNANRAAAGPIKPETSRDIEFGVRSQLFDRKVTLNVTYFDTSYKNLQAQTIETLVDGTTNFRLTNVGKLGTHGVEIDAGYRPNSDFNFNSSLAILDAKYVDFPVAQCYTGQTPDQGCPLAAVPGGPRSQNLTGTRAVQAPQFKMTATAEYTPQLGNGLRGLAQVNVQHQSSVYYAARDPQTFQKAYQIVNLNLGVRAEDRRWEVALFVNNLFDKQYYPSLINNNGQWGNAITTQAVLPRDFRRYGGLRASLNF